GAAGTCAAACTTTGGAAGAGGCTATCGAAGAACTGTCGGCAAACCTTGTAGATTGGAGGTCGGAATTGTGCAGATGCGATCACTGCAGGCCATTCCATCACCATGGTAACATGACTTGTATCTGGTGGAAACGTTTGGGGAATTCGAAGGCTAAATCATTCACATTAAAATTCCTAGCTGTGCACTTTCTCCTGCAGCCAACAACTGGATAGCAgaggacaaaagcttttcactgtacctcggtacatgtgacaataaactaacccgaACTgaactaaaggtagacaaaaatgctggagaaactcagcaggcggcaaaaaacaagggggcagattattatctcaaaggGGTTAGgtcaggtaagggggaggtacagcgagacctgggtgtctgtccttgtacaccggtcactgaaagttggcgtgcaggtacagcaggcagtgaagaaagctaatggaatgttggccttcataacaagaggatttcagtataggagtagagaggttcttctgcagttgtatagggctctggtaagaccacatctggagtattgtgtacagttttggtctcctaatttgagtaaagacatccttgtgattgaggcagtgcagcgtaggttcacgagattgatccctgggatggtgggactgtcatatgaggaaatcaTCACCCCCACTCTAAAGGTACAGTATATCCTTTATCCCCACtctaaaggtatatcctttaattctgaggctatgccctagaTTCTCCAATtgctggaaatatcctctccacgtccaccatccaggcctttcattatttggtaagtttcaattagatcccccctcactcttctaaacttcagcgagtacaggcccagtgccgtcaaacgctcgtcgcacattaacccactcattcctgggatcattctcataatcctcctctggaccctctccagagccagcacatccttcctcagatatgaaggTCCAAAACtgttcaggtcaggtcggggggagttccccccgccacgggtaccgtgtaatcccgtgctacctgctccatggtcggatagtcgacgactaaaccgtctcccccacctggtttgccaggtgaggagggggctgtggacccccagcaggaccaaaaacaagacttgtcaaagggcggatgagcttctagcgagccaatggccatccatacatcagtagaagttgcgatcactgtcgtacatagcatggtaaggaacgatgataaagcacacacacacaccaaaatcctatacttccagcggcagaagtccgcaggaaatggaggacagatgtgtggtgcgtccgtcaccgttcccgtcggaaaccggcaccactgcgtcgctaatgttttcaaagctgatgaatgaatgaatgaatgaaaactgttcgcaatattccaaacgtggcctcaccagcgccttatagtctgaagaagggccttgacccgaaacgccacccattccttctctccagagataccgcctgtcccgctgagttactccagctttgtgtagcTATtcccagcattacatccttgcttgtACAGCATATTGTAGTCACCTCGGAATGACTGCTTGCGTTGCATCAGCCTGCCTTAACGCCCGCACACTTTGAGAAGGTCAAGTGAGTGGATTGCTAAATTTGCCTCGCTGCACGCTATGTTTCATTAGCTGCCGTTGCTCGTGTGTGTGCGGCCACTAGTTCTGTATTAAGAACATTTGATTTGTGCATATTAATTATCACACCCACACGAGACATCTTTTAACTGCTTCAAAGATGCAATCCATGTGCATTGAAAAGACAAATTAGCACAAAAAAAGTTGGATACAATATTTTTGATATTCATAAGCAGTCTTTTTATAAAAAATCTTGCAGGGATTTTTCTTGGCAAGGCACCCCGTTTATGGGAAGAGTGTGCTGGATTATGTCTATGGTGCTCTGTGGAAGATTTGGGTCCTACCAAACGTTGCTCGTGTACttgtgacacagacatttatctatAAGACGTTGTGGAATTCTTGTATTTAAAACAACAGTGCTTTTCACTGAATTTGAACAGAAAATCTGGCTTTGTGTCCCGCTAGGAATGTCGAGTTTTACCTCCCACATCTGATAAGCGCAGCCACTGACTCGATGCCAAACACAACATCTTTGGAGCATTTATCATGCATACAGCTGTCCGTTCAAGTCCATGGGGAGAGAGTTCAGAATGCAGCTGTTGTCTGTTTTATCTGGTATTTccgataaagtttagtttagtttagtttagagatacagcacggaaacaggcccttcggctccccgcacaccaacactatcctacacgcactagggacagtttacactcaCACCAAGCCAACTCAccaacaaaccggcacgtctttggagtgtgggagcaaacggaagatctcggagaaaacccacgcaggtcacggggagaacatacaaactccgcgcagacagcacccgtagttgggattgaacccgggtctctggcgctgtaagtgctgcaaggcggcaactctaccgctgtgccaccgtggccgcccattTGCCGACCATATCGAGCAGCTCACAGTCGGTACACAAATCAGGTCAGGAATAGCAGCTGATCCCCACAGGGCTGGAATGGTTATGATCAGCTAAATGTCTATTCTTTGGAAAAATTATTTATGACAACACTTATTAAACAAAAAAGGTATTTTTTAAGAtgttagtatatatatatatataaacatatatttgATTTGTACACATTGTAGATTTTGCCTCCACATTCAGAATGAGCATGGTTTTTACCAACTTCCACGGATGCGCGCGggaggcattttattgggatgcatcacaacatggtttgagaacagatccatccaagacaattgtggacacagcccagaacgtcacacacaaaccaacctcccttccattgactccatctatacctcacgctgcctcggcaaggccaacagcatcatcaaggacgagtcgcaccccggccactccctcttctcccctctcccatcgggcaaaaggtacagaagtgtgaaaacgcacacctccagattcagggacagcttcttcccagttgttaccaggcaactgaaccatcctaccacaactagagagcagtcctgaaccactatctatctcattggagaccctcagactatctttgatcagactttactggctttatcttgcactaaacattacttattcacattattctcttcatcgtgcatctgtacactgtggacggctcgattgaaatgatgtattgtctttccgctgactggttagcatgcaacattctgccacaggaggctgtggaggccaagtcagtggatattttgaaggcagagatagatagattttttattagtacgggggtcagagattatggggagaaggcaggagaatggggttaggagggagagatagatcagccatgattgaatggtggagtagacttgatgggccaaatgacctaattctgctcctatcacttatgaccgtagGACCTTAacataacaaggggtcacagtttaaggataagggggaaatattttaggactgagatgagaaaaacattttttacacagagagtggtgaatctcaggaattctctgccacataatgtagttgaggccagttcattggctatatttaagagggaattagatgtggcctttgtggctaaagggatcagggggtatggagagaaggcaggtacaggatactgagttggatgatcagccatgatcatattgaatggcggtgcaggctcgaagggccgaatggcctactcctgcacctattttctatgtttctataagacctgtTTGAAATTAATTTCAGGTTCGATCTGCAGAATTCTATGCTTGAATTAGAACAAAGTACTTCTCCTTCATCCAGTCTTTGGAAGGTAGTTTCAGCATAAAGTTAGAAGTTTCACTGAAAGGAGAGAATTAGAGCAGCTCAAATcattcattttaaaataaggcactggagtagctggagtagctcagtgggtcaggcaacgtctctggaggacatggaccggTGGCATTtttggtcaggacacttcttagacaatagatgcaggagtaggccattcggcccttcgagccagcaccgccattcaatgtgatcatggctgatcatccacaatcagtatcccgttcctgccttctccccatatcccctgactccgctatctttacacTTAGATTAAACCTCCTCTGACCTGTGACCAACTAGTTTAATTGATATATTAGTTAGTTTAAGTTAATTTAGATTGCACTCGGGTCTTTGGGGGTTTTTTCccccaaatatttttttatttagactttagagatacagtgcagaaactggcctttcagcccatcgggaCCTTGCcggtcttcaggctgattgtattgggggagcgaggtggaggtgaggtgggggcgggataaagtctagcaagtgataggtggatacaggggaccagcagatggttgggcaaaggctagagatgaatagATAaatggatgtgagaggggggggggggagggaggggtggggggtgggtttaGGAAAGGGAAAGGCAGCAAGATTGTGGGAGAACTTCATACCTCATATTCCACATGAGGTAGCTTCAACAAgctagcgcagcggtagaattgctgcctcacagcgccagagatgcgggttcgatcctgactatgggtgctgtctgtacggggtttgtatgttcttcctgtgacccgcgtggaatttctccggtttcctcccacactccaaaaacatgcaggttttttttgattaaatggcttctgtaagttgtccctagtgcgtaggaaaaAACGGGagaccgctggtcggcgtaggctgggtgggccgaaggacctgtttccacaatgcatcTCTAAAAGCTGAATTAGCACGGATTGCGGAAGTGTaagtataatgggcctgtcccacttaggcgactctttaggcgactgcctggcactagttttaatggaattcacctccgACACCTGGAGACGACCTACGACAGCaagaattgtcgccactgtcgccgaaaatatttcaacatgttgaaaatcttgcTCCAGTAGCCTGTGGTCgcccaaaaaaatcacctaagttggacaggcccattatggatTTTGTAACTAAGCGGAAAAAATCACAAACattaaaaatcattaaaaaaacaacTAGCTAAAGGATGCAACATTTTTAATAAATTTCCATTGAAAACAGAACAAATAAAGTGAGCATGCATGAATTACTACCTCAAAAcactttttacattacaaaatataaaaatatttctTTAGAAATCCTTGTTTGCATGATATGTACAGAAGATATAATTAACTTAGTGAAATTTTAACTTTCATTATAGTACGTTGCATTTTAAACACAATTGGGTAAGCGATTCTGGAATATCGTTTGGTATATTGATTATTAAACTTGATCAATAACACTGGCAGTGAGATAAAGGTACACTACACCATCAGATCATCGACAAATATCAAGTTGTAAACATGCTCACAGCTATGCAGGCAATGAAACTCTAGTTATGTATACCATGTTTTAATAGACTATTAATTGTAGAATGTATATTAgataatatattacagaaaaacaaACCAAGAAAGCTAGCAAAGAAAAACTCCTTCATGTAACCACAGTAATGTTTTAGTAGCTTGTTTTAAATACTGAATAAGTCATATTGCCTTTGCCAATGTTACTTCTTAATAATTAATACAAGTGCAACTTTTTTTAGTTTACATTCTTGCGAGAAATAAATTGTGCAAAATGTTATGAGATAAcgcagtttttgtttttttgcctcTTTCTATAGTGTGACTGGTACCTGCCCcccagagaggaggagagagggaggggggagttgtaGCCGTACATGAACTCTTCGCTGGTGATGGGGCGGATTTGGACGGGGCGAGGGATGGGCTGGCCCAGGAAGTACCCGTCCTCCTCGGACTCGGAGGAAGAGGAGCAGGTGGAGCACCAGTCGTCGTGGTCGTTGAAGTAAGGCCGCAGCAGCTTCTCGCCGGCCTGGTTCTGCAGCGTCAGGTCCGAAGCTGTCCTGGGGTAGCGGCCGCAGGGGTCCCGCAAGTTACCGTTGCCCAAGCCGTCCCGGCCGCTCCGCCGCGCCGCCAACTGGCCGTAGTCTTCGCCCGGGAACGGCTGGGGCTGGTCCCTGGCCTGGCAGCGGCGGTCCGAGGCCAGGTGGAGCGCGTTGTCCGAGCGGGAACGCCGCGATCTCCGGGACCGGTGGCGGTGGTGGCGGCGGCTGGCGGTGTGCTCCTGACTGTGCAAGCGCCGCTGTGTCCGATCGCTCATGGGGGCGATCCGGGCGCTCATGCCCGGCCCCGTCCTGTTGCCCGCTGCGCCGTCCGCGCACTCGAACCCCGGCGGCAACCTTCCCTGCGCCGACAGCTGCCTGTACTGCAGCGGGTGCCGGAGTTTGTCCATGGCTGGCTGCGTGGCGTGGTACAGCTGCGCAGAGTTCAGACTCCGAATAGACTCtgtgctcctgaatctggaggaggaGTTGAGGGTGCCCATGTTACTCAGCTTCTCCGATCCGTTCATGCCCGAGTCCTTGCTCAAATCCGGCATTGAAAATCTAGACAGATGCTCTTGCTGCCTGGCTCCTCCTTCCATAGAAGCCCCTGAAGATAGAAGCACATGTTTACACAATATTAAAGGTCTGCGTGTGGaaacaaaaaaaattacagatgctgATCTAACTCAGCATGGATCACAAATTAACTCAACATAGATCACAAAATTGCACCTATTCTCCTCTTCTATCCTGATTCagaactgagtctgaagaagggtctcgacccgaaacgtcacccattccttctctccacagatgctgcctgttctgctgagtcactccagctttttgtgtctgacatagaaacatagaaaataggtgcaggagtaggccattgggcctttcgagcctgcaccgccattcaatatgatcatggctgatcatccaactcagtatcctgtacctgccttctctccataccccctgatccctttagccacaagggccacatctaactccctcttaaatatagccaatgaactggcctcaactaccttctgtggcagagaattccagagattcaccactctgtgtgtgaaaatcaCACCTTACAACTCAGACCTCCTTACAACTCAGTTACTGTGCAAGCAACTATCTTTATTTGCCTATGCCATAGATACGCAGTGCTGGAgtactgtaactcagcgggtcaggcagcatctctggagaaaaaggccaggtgacattttgagtctggaaaacgtcaccaatccttcaTTAAAAGTGAGCAGTTGTTTAAGAATCAATTACCACTCCAAAAACATGAAATTAGGACGAAAGGCCTTACGAAAATAATGGAAACCAAATTCAAATTAGTTTCAAATTTTAAAACCAGGACCtccaaaatgaattttgttttttaaacacACATTTTGCATAATTACCATTAACAGTTGcagaatataaaaaataataagaaTACTAAAAATCGGCAAAAGAGTTTTTAATTAAgtttagaaacagggaactgcagatgctggttaatgcacaagtagacgcagagcgctggagtaactcagcgggccaggcagcatctctgaagaacgtggatAAGTGACGATTCAGGTATCtggaaatgtttcccaaagatgctgcctgacccgctgagttactccagcaatgtgtgtccaTTTTCATTAAGTTTGTTGGCTAGAATTTTCTAATTCAAACCAATTTTTCAAGAAGAAGCCACAATAATCACTGAAACATTTTGATTCTTCAAAAGCTGCCGGTCAAACAAATAGCCCTGGAGAATTCTGCCAGAAacagggggcggcacagtggcgcagtggtagagtcggtgtcttacagcgccagagacctgggttcgatcctgactatgggtgctgtgtgtatggagtttgtacgttctccccgtgaccgcgtgggttttctccgggtgctccggtttcctcccacactccaaagacgtgcgggtttgtagtttaattggctttggtaaaattgtaaattgtccctagtgtgtgtaggatagtgctagtgtgcgggtgatcgctggtcggcatggactgggtggaagggcatgtttccttgctgtatccctATAGTCTAAAGCTTAAAGTGTGTAAACATACATAACTATGCAGTGGTGGTTAGTCATTTTGTTGTTGCCATTATGGGAGTGGGAGCTGTTGGCCTTGACTTGCCCTTTTTAGCTGTTATAACATAGAATATGGAGAAgtacagcacacgaacaggcccAGTAGCTCACAATGTCTTtgtcaaacataatgccaagataaactaatctcctctgcttgcacatgacccattcattgccacagacggctgtggaggccaagtcagtgggtgtttttaaagcggagattgataggtttttcaTTAGTACAGGCATCAAAGGTTAGAGGTGgagggcagcagaatggggttgagaggggaaaatggatcagccatgattgaatggcggtgcagactcctcgggccgaaaggcctaattctgctcctatgtaccgtagtggtagagttgctgccttacagcaccagagaccccgattcgatcctggccacgtgtGTCTGtcggtacgaagtttgtatgttctccccccgtgacctgcgtgggttttctccaggatctctggtttcctcccactctccaaagtcgtgcagaggtggtaggtgaattggcttggtataactgtatatTGTCTGTAGTATACGTAGGGTAGTgtaaacgtgcggggatcgctggttggcctggactcagtggatctgtttccacgctgtatctctaaactaaacggcttATGAActtattctctccatatccatgtgcctacgtCAAACATTCTTAAACagctagacacaacatgctggagtaactctggcagcacctctggagagagggaatgggcgacgttttgattcgagacacttcttcagaagtcaaaacgtcacccattcctctctccagggattctgcttgtcccgctgagttactccagcattttgtgtcttatctttggtttaaaccatcatctgcagttccttcctacacatttaaacaGCTAACTCAGCGTAGGTCAAAGATTGTTCAGGGGGCTCCTATTCTGGTTCAGAAATGTGGTGGCCTCCTTACAACAGTCATTGCCaccacatggtggcgcagcggtagagttgctgccttacagcgctggagacccgggttcgatcccgactacgggcgctgtctgtacggagtttgtacgttctccccgtgacctgcgtgggttttctccgagatctgcggtttcctcccacactccaaagacgtacaggtttgtaggttaattagtgtgtgtgggatagtgtttgtgtgcggggatcgctggtcggcatggactcagtgggccgaagggcctgtttcctcgctctatctctaaagtaaaactaTATTTACTTGTAATAACGAATGGGAAGTATGGCTGTACCTGTGGCATTTGAAAGTGCAAGAGATTCGATCGATTCCCTTGGGGTCTGCTCCAGAAGTTTGAGTTGGTCGGTGAAACTCAGTGCGCTGATCGGATGCCTGGTTCGACACTGGTGAGAAATCAGTTCCCTTTCCTTGTCGTAGCCTTGCACGTTGGGGTTTGATCGGGACTCGGGAATGCTGTGGGTCGAGGCGCTGCTGAAACTTTCCTGCGTTCTGACGGTTGCGGGATAATAATCCTCTTTCTTCTCCTGGACGAAGCTGTCGCTGCGATCCTTCAAGGAGGCGGCTGCCGGACCTCGCTTGGTGTTGAACTCCTTGGCCCACAAGTCGGACGGATTGGCCAAGCACGGCGGCGGGTTGAACTCAGTCCGCGCGCCGTACTGGCCGAGCGACTGAGAAGGCCGCTCGGCAAACGCGGCCCGCTCCGCGGACTTGTCTTCGAACTGGTAGCCGTCCCTGCTCTTCCACAGCGCCTCCTTGTTcaagctggcggccttgccggcTGCGAGGCTCAGCATGTCCATCTGCTGGGAGAGGGGATCGATGTCAGTGGAGTACCTGCTCATGAACGGCTGCGACACGCTCTGCCTCAGGCCCTTGTCCTCCGCCTTGCTGCTGTTCCTCCCGATCCGGGCGCTCCGTCGGGACTCCCGGGAGCGGGCGCTCTGGAAGGCAGAGTCGGAGGAGTCCGAGCCGTTGGGATCGTCCCCGATGCTGCATGTCCTCGAGCAGAATATCTGCCCTTGCTTGGGCAGGAACGGGCGCCCGAGCAGCGATTTCTTGCAGCGGGCGCAGCAGAAACACAACTCGGTGGCGTGCCAGTGTTGTCCATCATACGTCATCTGGCCCTGGTCAATACCTTCATGaaacaatgttttaaaataaacAAACCTTTTATTGGATCACTGTCACATAAGAGGTAGAACACCTGCATTGTGAGTACCACAGCATGCTCATCTCCCCTTCCCCAAGTCAAATTGTACCAAATAGACAAActgaggtttatggtgagggagaggggctaactaatccacacagagggtggtgggtgcatggaacg
The sequence above is a segment of the Amblyraja radiata isolate CabotCenter1 chromosome 18, sAmbRad1.1.pri, whole genome shotgun sequence genome. Coding sequences within it:
- the prickle2 gene encoding prickle-like protein 2 isoform X2, producing MPLEMEKTVNKLMYDFQRNSTSDDDSGCALEEYAWVPPGLKPEQVHQYYNCLPEDKIPYVNSPGEKYRIKQLLHQLPPHDNEVRYCNSLDEEEKKELRLFSGQRKRESLGRGTVRPFPITMTGAICEQCGGQISGGDIAVFASRAGHGICWHPRCFICSTCNELLVDLIYFYQNGKIYCGRHHAERLKPRCAACDEIIFADECTEAESRHWHMKHFCCFECETALGGQRYIMKEGRPYCCNCFESLYAEYCDTCGEHIGIDQGQMTYDGQHWHATELCFCCARCKKSLLGRPFLPKQGQIFCSRTCSIGDDPNGSDSSDSAFQSARSRESRRSARIGRNSSKAEDKGLRQSVSQPFMSRYSTDIDPLSQQMDMLSLAAGKAASLNKEALWKSRDGYQFEDKSAERAAFAERPSQSLGQYGARTEFNPPPCLANPSDLWAKEFNTKRGPAAASLKDRSDSFVQEKKEDYYPATVRTQESFSSASTHSIPESRSNPNVQGYDKERELISHQCRTRHPISALSFTDQLKLLEQTPRESIESLALSNATGASMEGGARQQEHLSRFSMPDLSKDSGMNGSEKLSNMGTLNSSSRFRSTESIRSLNSAQLYHATQPAMDKLRHPLQYRQLSAQGRLPPGFECADGAAGNRTGPGMSARIAPMSDRTQRRLHSQEHTASRRHHRHRSRRSRRSRSDNALHLASDRRCQARDQPQPFPGEDYGQLAARRSGRDGLGNGNLRDPCGRYPRTASDLTLQNQAGEKLLRPYFNDHDDWCSTCSSSSESEEDGYFLGQPIPRPVQIRPITSEEFMYGYNSPLPLSSSLGGRYQSHYRKRQKNKNCVIS
- the prickle2 gene encoding prickle-like protein 2 isoform X1, with the translated sequence MFNRSSRKRNSGKWLSAVDNAEKGQPCNVCGDQCPGLTLHKWRKICLHCKCPREDHSATVMPLEMEKTVNKLMYDFQRNSTSDDDSGCALEEYAWVPPGLKPEQVHQYYNCLPEDKIPYVNSPGEKYRIKQLLHQLPPHDNEVRYCNSLDEEEKKELRLFSGQRKRESLGRGTVRPFPITMTGAICEQCGGQISGGDIAVFASRAGHGICWHPRCFICSTCNELLVDLIYFYQNGKIYCGRHHAERLKPRCAACDEIIFADECTEAESRHWHMKHFCCFECETALGGQRYIMKEGRPYCCNCFESLYAEYCDTCGEHIGIDQGQMTYDGQHWHATELCFCCARCKKSLLGRPFLPKQGQIFCSRTCSIGDDPNGSDSSDSAFQSARSRESRRSARIGRNSSKAEDKGLRQSVSQPFMSRYSTDIDPLSQQMDMLSLAAGKAASLNKEALWKSRDGYQFEDKSAERAAFAERPSQSLGQYGARTEFNPPPCLANPSDLWAKEFNTKRGPAAASLKDRSDSFVQEKKEDYYPATVRTQESFSSASTHSIPESRSNPNVQGYDKERELISHQCRTRHPISALSFTDQLKLLEQTPRESIESLALSNATGASMEGGARQQEHLSRFSMPDLSKDSGMNGSEKLSNMGTLNSSSRFRSTESIRSLNSAQLYHATQPAMDKLRHPLQYRQLSAQGRLPPGFECADGAAGNRTGPGMSARIAPMSDRTQRRLHSQEHTASRRHHRHRSRRSRRSRSDNALHLASDRRCQARDQPQPFPGEDYGQLAARRSGRDGLGNGNLRDPCGRYPRTASDLTLQNQAGEKLLRPYFNDHDDWCSTCSSSSESEEDGYFLGQPIPRPVQIRPITSEEFMYGYNSPLPLSSSLGGRYQSHYRKRQKNKNCVIS